In a single window of the Rhodoferax saidenbachensis genome:
- a CDS encoding sulfate ABC transporter substrate-binding protein encodes MNFKQKATLALATFALTASNLVAAQTTLLNVSYDVAREFYKDINTAFIANYKKTTGKDIKIDQSHAGSSAQARAVNDGLDADVVTMNTTTDVDFLASTGVVAKDWAKKFPNNAAPTSSTMLFLVRNGNPKGIKDWDDLIKPGVQVVVVNPKTGGNGRLAYLAAWGQVRKKGGSDAQALDYVTKLYKNVPVLAKGGRDATTIFLQRNIGDVLITFESEVVSVDNEFGAGKVDAVHPSSSVVAENPVAVVERTVAKKGTAEQAKAYLNFLYSEEGQEIAAKHAIRPTNQAILKKYSNVFKPISLFRVEDYFGSFSEAQKVHFNDGGQFDKLYTVK; translated from the coding sequence ATGAATTTCAAGCAAAAAGCCACTCTAGCCCTTGCCACATTTGCGCTGACAGCTAGCAATTTGGTAGCAGCCCAGACCACGCTGCTGAACGTTTCGTATGACGTGGCACGTGAGTTCTACAAGGACATCAACACCGCTTTTATCGCCAATTACAAGAAAACCACGGGCAAGGACATCAAGATTGACCAGTCCCACGCGGGTTCCAGCGCCCAGGCACGGGCCGTGAACGATGGCCTGGACGCCGACGTCGTGACCATGAACACCACCACCGATGTGGACTTTTTGGCCAGCACCGGTGTGGTGGCCAAGGACTGGGCCAAGAAATTCCCCAACAATGCCGCCCCCACCAGCTCCACCATGCTGTTCCTGGTACGCAATGGCAATCCCAAGGGCATCAAGGACTGGGACGATCTGATCAAACCCGGCGTGCAAGTGGTGGTCGTGAACCCCAAGACGGGCGGCAACGGGCGTCTGGCCTATCTGGCGGCCTGGGGCCAAGTGCGCAAGAAGGGCGGCAGTGACGCCCAGGCATTGGACTATGTGACCAAGCTCTACAAAAACGTGCCCGTGCTGGCCAAGGGTGGCCGCGATGCGACCACCATCTTCCTGCAACGCAATATTGGCGACGTGCTGATCACGTTTGAATCCGAAGTGGTGAGCGTGGACAACGAGTTCGGCGCCGGCAAGGTCGACGCCGTGCATCCCAGCAGCTCCGTGGTGGCTGAAAACCCCGTGGCCGTGGTGGAGCGCACCGTGGCCAAAAAGGGCACTGCCGAACAAGCCAAGGCCTACCTGAACTTTCTCTACTCCGAAGAAGGCCAGGAAATTGCCGCCAAGCACGCCATCCGCCCGACCAACCAGGCCATCCTGAAGAAGTACAGCAACGTGTTCAAGCCGATCAGCCTGTTTCGCGTGGAAGACTACTTTGGCTCCTTCTCTGAGGCACAAAAAGTCCACTTCAACGACGGTGGCCAGTTCGACAAGCTCTACACGGTCAAGTAA
- a CDS encoding MipA/OmpV family protein: MHARPGTRHLRSAAWAAVVVLGSSLALSAQAQEQGLPLWEVGLFAGALSSPAYPASSERSTRALVLPTLVYRGEVFRSDRGGVGARLLHTDDTELDIGFAASLPASSQDIPARQGMSDLGTLIEFGPRLKGTLARPTPGSRLRYELPLRTVLEINNGVRTQGFAMEPELSYEVRDVGAGWSLSTNASLVLGDSRLNQYFYGVPADLATPQRPAYTAQAGLIATRLTLNASRRLGPDVRVFAYVRAESYAGSANAASPLYQQSTGTSAGLGLHWTLSRSAAKAEN, translated from the coding sequence ATGCACGCCAGACCTGGCACGCGGCACCTGCGCAGCGCGGCGTGGGCCGCGGTAGTGGTGCTGGGCAGCAGCCTGGCGCTGTCCGCCCAGGCACAGGAACAAGGCCTGCCACTGTGGGAGGTGGGCCTATTCGCCGGCGCCTTGTCCAGCCCGGCCTACCCGGCGTCCAGCGAACGCAGCACGCGTGCGTTGGTGCTGCCGACACTGGTTTACCGGGGCGAGGTGTTCCGCTCCGACCGGGGCGGCGTGGGCGCACGCCTGCTGCACACCGACGACACTGAACTGGACATCGGCTTTGCCGCGTCGCTGCCGGCCAGCTCGCAGGACATCCCGGCCCGCCAGGGCATGTCGGACCTGGGCACGCTGATCGAGTTTGGGCCGCGACTCAAGGGCACGCTGGCGCGTCCCACGCCGGGCAGCCGCCTGCGCTACGAGCTACCGCTGCGCACGGTGCTGGAGATCAACAACGGCGTGCGCACCCAGGGCTTTGCGATGGAACCGGAACTGAGCTACGAGGTGCGCGATGTGGGCGCAGGCTGGAGCCTGTCCACCAATGCCAGCCTGGTGCTGGGCGACAGCCGGCTCAACCAGTACTTTTATGGCGTGCCCGCCGACCTGGCCACGCCGCAGCGCCCCGCTTACACGGCCCAGGCCGGTCTGATTGCCACGCGGCTCACATTGAATGCGTCGCGTCGCCTGGGCCCCGATGTGCGGGTGTTTGCCTATGTGCGGGCCGAGAGTTATGCAGGCTCGGCCAACGCGGCCAGCCCGCTCTACCAGCAGTCCACCGGCACCTCGGCCGGGCTGGGACTGCATTGGACTTTGAGCCGTTCTGCCGCGAAAGCCGAGAATTAG
- a CDS encoding CopD family protein, translating into MYDIAKLIHLVAGIVWMGGMTFMLLALRPAAMALMEAQPRARLMGEVWRRFFAIVLIAIAALFFSGTHLYTAAFKASKLASGVGSVPLGWNLMLVLGITMMLVFGHIYFAGFRKFQRAVAAAEWPLAAKAAGQIHTLVLANFVLGWVAIAAVRLVR; encoded by the coding sequence ATGTACGACATCGCCAAACTCATTCACCTGGTTGCAGGCATCGTGTGGATGGGGGGCATGACCTTCATGCTGCTGGCCCTGCGCCCGGCCGCCATGGCACTGATGGAGGCCCAGCCCCGTGCGCGCCTCATGGGTGAGGTGTGGCGCCGGTTTTTTGCCATCGTGCTGATTGCCATTGCGGCACTGTTCTTCAGCGGAACGCACCTCTACACCGCCGCCTTCAAGGCCAGCAAGCTGGCCAGCGGCGTGGGCAGTGTGCCTCTGGGCTGGAACCTGATGCTGGTGCTGGGCATCACCATGATGCTGGTCTTTGGTCACATCTACTTTGCCGGTTTTCGCAAGTTTCAACGTGCCGTAGCGGCGGCTGAATGGCCGTTGGCCGCCAAGGCAGCGGGGCAAATCCACACATTGGTGCTTGCCAACTTTGTCCTGGGCTGGGTGGCCATCGCTGCCGTGCGCCTGGTGCGCTGA
- the nhaR gene encoding transcriptional activator NhaR yields the protein MNFKHLHYFWVTAKAGGIMRAGEQLHTTPQTLSGQIKLLEEWLGRKLFRKSGRHLELTEDGRLALGYADQIFSLGIELEEAVRQQHGAHKVLDFKVGVADSVTKSLAYRLLEPALEVTTPVRMICSEGKFPDLLAKLALNQLDLVIADEPMSKRISVKAFNHSLGRSPMSFFCTPGLKAQLKGPFPACLNGAPMLLQGAQASVRQQWEGWLSHHQIHPRTIGEFDDGALMNAFGRKGRGVFMAPSVMEDDIAEQFGVEVIGRSDELVEEFFAVSVERRITHPCVVAITTAARDQLFT from the coding sequence ATGAACTTCAAACACCTGCACTATTTTTGGGTTACAGCCAAGGCGGGCGGGATCATGCGCGCAGGTGAGCAGTTACACACAACACCACAAACCCTATCGGGACAGATCAAATTGCTGGAGGAATGGTTGGGTCGCAAGCTGTTTCGCAAGAGTGGGCGCCACCTGGAACTGACCGAAGATGGCCGCCTGGCGCTGGGTTATGCCGACCAGATCTTCAGCTTGGGGATCGAGCTGGAAGAAGCTGTGCGCCAACAACATGGCGCACACAAGGTGCTGGACTTCAAGGTGGGCGTCGCCGACTCGGTCACCAAGTCATTGGCCTACCGGCTGCTGGAGCCAGCGCTGGAGGTAACGACCCCGGTGCGCATGATTTGCAGCGAGGGCAAGTTCCCCGACCTGCTGGCCAAGCTGGCGCTGAACCAGTTGGACCTGGTGATTGCCGACGAGCCCATGTCCAAGCGCATCAGCGTCAAGGCCTTTAACCATTCGCTGGGGCGCAGCCCCATGAGTTTTTTCTGCACGCCGGGGCTCAAGGCACAACTGAAAGGGCCGTTTCCGGCCTGTCTGAATGGCGCACCCATGTTGTTGCAGGGTGCCCAAGCTTCGGTGCGCCAGCAGTGGGAAGGCTGGCTCAGCCACCACCAGATTCACCCCAGAACCATTGGCGAGTTTGACGACGGTGCGCTGATGAACGCCTTTGGCCGCAAAGGGCGCGGCGTGTTCATGGCGCCCTCTGTCATGGAGGACGATATTGCGGAGCAGTTTGGTGTGGAGGTGATTGGCCGCAGCGACGAACTGGTGGAAGAGTTCTTTGCCGTATCGGTGGAACGGCGCATTACCCACCCATGTGTGGTGGCCATTACCACCGCGGCGCGCGACCAGCTCTTCACTTGA
- a CDS encoding Rrf2 family transcriptional regulator: protein MRLSTRGRFAIIAMIDLALRAPDQPVPLQDLALRHRISLSYLEQVFAKLRQAGLVDSTRGPGGGYALGYRGDAITVADIIGAIEDDELEAGPPQTDGTQDMTRDLWNALHNAVVAHMQTISLRSLAAEQQAKGFQVQERKPSKKGVLQKPKVKPVHTTAPNSVFALAQSLGLRTSS, encoded by the coding sequence ATGCGACTCAGTACCCGCGGCAGATTTGCCATCATTGCCATGATCGACCTGGCCCTGCGTGCGCCGGACCAGCCGGTGCCACTGCAGGATCTGGCCCTGCGCCACCGGATTTCCCTGTCGTACCTAGAACAGGTGTTTGCCAAGCTGCGCCAGGCCGGTCTGGTGGACAGCACACGCGGCCCCGGCGGCGGTTACGCGCTGGGCTACCGTGGCGACGCCATTACCGTGGCAGACATCATTGGTGCGATTGAAGACGATGAGTTGGAAGCCGGCCCGCCCCAGACCGATGGCACCCAGGACATGACACGTGACCTGTGGAACGCTTTGCACAACGCGGTCGTTGCACACATGCAGACCATCAGCCTGCGCAGCCTAGCGGCCGAACAGCAGGCCAAGGGTTTTCAGGTGCAGGAACGCAAGCCCAGCAAGAAGGGCGTGTTGCAAAAGCCCAAGGTCAAGCCCGTGCACACCACGGCGCCCAACTCGGTGTTTGCGCTGGCACAGTCGCTGGGTTTGCGCACCAGCAGTTAA